In one window of Helianthus annuus cultivar XRQ/B chromosome 17, HanXRQr2.0-SUNRISE, whole genome shotgun sequence DNA:
- the LOC110923965 gene encoding uncharacterized protein LOC110923965: MSSDSSDSSILFFQNLIEEAELQDTGTSNRRRYIERQREEGHETLMADYFVEDPKYNEDIFRHRFRMSKRLFLQIVSDVEENDPWFVEAPDARGRQGFTPLQKVTSAIKQLATGNTPDENDEYLHMAERTSRECLEYFCDTVCKIYGPEFLRRPTSHDMALLYQAHEEKHHLPGMFGSLDCTHFVWRFCPTEKFKRQHEAARKDVERAFGVLKGKWGVLSRPMRARSVKKIRNVVYTCIILHNMILKDDGKAIAPVHIRDPPVEPALDDTVLGELLNEDTHWRLKHDLIDHLASQDLPHLLADSDED, from the exons ATGAGTAGCGATTCATCCGATAGTAGCattcttttttttcaaaatcttatCGAAGAAGCCGAACTTCAAGATACCGGCACATCTAACCGAAGGAGATATATTGAACGTCAACGTGAGGAGGGGCACGAGACACTCATGGCGGATTATTTTGTCGAAGACCCGAAGTACAacgaagatatctttcgacatagGTTCCGTATGTCAAAACGTTTGTTTCTACAAATTGTGTCCGATGTGGAAGAGAACGACCCGTGGTTTGTAGAGGCCCCCGATGCGCGAGGTAGGCAGGGCTTTACGCCCTTGCAAAAGGTGACATCGGCTATTAAACAGCTCGCAACTGGAAACACTCCAGACGAGAACGACGAGTACTTGCATATGGCCGAAAGAACTTCCCGCGAGTGCCTAGAATATTTTTGTGACACGGTTTGCAAAATATACGGTCCAGAGTTCTTACGTAGACCGACAAGCCACGACATGGCACTTTTATACCAAGCTCATGAGGAAAAACATCACCTTCCAGGTATGTTCGGTAGCCTTGATTGCACCCATTTCGTTTGGCGTTTTTGTCCGACAGA GAAATTCAAGAGGCAACATGAGGCGGCAAGGAAAGACGtcgaacgggcttttggtgttttgaagGGGAAATGGGGTGTATTGAGTCGACCGATGCGAGCAAGATCGGTTAAAAAAATTAGGAATGTCGTGTACACGTgtattattttacacaacatgattttgaaagacgATGGAAAGGCGATAGCACCGGTGCACATTCGGGATCCTCCGGTCGAGCCGGCTCTAGACGATACGGTGTTGGGCGAATTGTTGAATGAAGACACCCATTGGAGACTCAAACACGATCTCATAGATCATCTCGCAAGTCAAGATTTGCCCCATCTTTTGGCCGATTCCGACGAAGACTAG
- the LOC110921464 gene encoding protein NRT1/ PTR FAMILY 2.13 has translation MSPPSSLLQNEVGKAHHHHNPPLPKPVQRKPGGWRSMPYILGNESFERLASIGLVANFTVFLMTVFHMNQVSASNLINIWYGINNFLPLIGAFISDAYVGKFWVIAFSSFATLLGMVTMTLIVALPKLHPPSCARQQALLNQCEGATTRQFGFLVLALGFLSVGTGGIRPCSLPFGVDQFDPTTDEGRKGIDSFFNWYYTTFTIIMLISMTVVVYIQDSVSWVLGFSIPTILMACSIVLFFVGSKMYIYVKPSGSIFSGMAQTLVAAYKKRNLQVEKAMLYDPPMTKGTYQFQKLPLTNRFRYLNKAAIILDGETNPDGSRVSSWNLASIQQVEEVKCLIKVIPILVSGVICYTALVQQWTFTVTQALKMDRHLGPHFQIPAGSIGVISMITIGIWLPIYDRILVPSLRKITKIESGITLLQRIGIGIVFSILAMIAAAMVEKKRRDSATSHNRPDGVAPLSVMWLAPQLILMAFAEVFNLLGLLEFYYKEFPDNMKSMSTAMFCVMAGVGNYLSSALVTTVHKVTGKHGQPNWLAADINAGRVDYFYYVIAGLGVLNMGYHLIVSSQYQYKEKIQGSEEESKLDIELNVSKK, from the exons ATGTCACCACCGTCGTCTTTGCTGCAAAATGAAGTCGGAAAAGCTCATCACCACCATAATCCACCACTACCAAAACCAGTCCAACGAAAGCCTGGTGGATGGAGGTCCATGCCTTATATTTTAG GAAATGAATCTTTTGAAAGACTCGCGTCAATTGGGTTGGTAGCTAACTTCACGGTGTTTCTAATGACGGTATTCCACATGAACCAAGTATCAGCGTCAAACCTAATCAACATTTGGTATGGAATTAACAATTTTCTCCCGCTCATTGGAGCCTTCATCTCTGATGCTTATGTTGGCAAATTTTGGGTCATCGCCTTCTCCTCTTTCGCTACTCTTTTG GGAATGGTGACCATGACCTTAATAGTAGCATTGCCAAAGTTGCACCCACCATCATGTGCCCGTCAACAAGCCCTACTCAACCAATGTGAGGGTGCAACCACTAGACAGTTTGGCTTCTTGGTCTTGGCCCTCGGGTTCCTGTCCGTAGGAACGGGTGGGATAAGGCCTTGCAGTCTACCATTTGGCGTGGATCAGTTTGACCCAACCACTGATGAAGGTAGGAAAGGCATTGATAGCTTCTTCAATTGGTATTACACCACCTTTACTATCATTATGCTCATATCCATGACCGTAGTCGTCTACATCCAAGACTCGGTGAGTTGGGTCTTGGGGTTCAGTATCCCAACTATACTCATGGCATGCTCCATTGTGTTGTTCTTTGTGGGTTCTAAAATGTACATTTACGTCAAACCCAGTGGTAGTATTTTCTCTGGGATGGCGCAAACGCTTGTTGCGGCTTACAAGAAACGTAATCTTCAAGTTGAAAAGGCAATGCTATATGATCCGCCTATGACTAAAGGAACATACCAATTTCAAAAGTTGCCTCTGACTAATCGATTTAG GTACTTGAACAAAGCAGCTATAATATTGGATGGTGAAACAAACCCGGACGGATCTCGAGTAAGTTCTTGGAACTTGGCAAGTATACAACAAGTTGAAGAAGTAAAATGCCTAATAAAAGTTATTCCTATATTAGTCTCGGGTGTTATATGTTACACAGCGTTAGTCCAACAATGGACTTTCACTGTGACACAAGCCCTGAAAATGGATCGTCATCTTGGTCCACACTTTCAGATACCAGCAGGGTCAATAGGTGTCATATCCATGATCACCATCGGGATATGGCTCCCAATCTATGACAGGATCCTTGTCCCATCTCTTCgaaaaataacaaaaatagaAAGTGGGATAACGCTCCTCCAACGTATCGGAATTGGTATTGTTTTTTCTATCTTGGCGATGATTGCTGCTGCAATGGTTGAGAAAAAGAGACGTGATTCTGCAACTTCTCACAACCGGCCAGACGGGGTGGCACCCTTGTCGGTCATGTGGCTCGCACCACAACTGATCTTGATGGCGTTTGCCGAGGTGTTTAACCTTCTCGGCCTATTGGAGTTTTACTATAAGGAGTTTCCGGATAACATGAAAAGTATGAGTACTGCGATGTTCTGTGTGATGGCTGGGGTGGGAAATTATTTGAGTAGTGCATTGGTTACTACGGTGCATAAGGTGACCGGAAAACATGGACAACCGAATTGGTTAGCCGCCGACATCAACGCTGGCAGGGTCGATTACTTTTATTATGTGATAGCTGGATTGGGGGTGTTGAATATGGGTTATCATCTTATAGTCTCATCTCAATATCAATACAAGGAAAAGATCCAAGGTAGTGAAGAAGAATCCAAGTTGGATATTGAGTTAAATGTGTCAAAAAAATGA